The following coding sequences are from one Hydra vulgaris chromosome 04, alternate assembly HydraT2T_AEP window:
- the LOC101240899 gene encoding uncharacterized protein LOC101240899 isoform X7 → MDFKIQVLCRALFWVIQICFISITGSIINDSITDSVNMQCPEIFYDSVLNGFHNRIVACSFNNQNCSVQNNGFIYSIDIPSTNPPNNSFNQINGAGYIYGNSASTFRLNVLGSHYTNIHNFDIYITMALYTESGNKSDFGLFDSQKSFSTEFSSSAYKWDVINIMYYLTDTEMSSGFTFDLQTINIFSRFDDLCIYQVCKGEYTFNTALNQCEENTCLIKNCQYQCNVVSGNAVCLCPTGYSLSSDNITCFQDPCAVKYCEYYCNAVSGNAVCSCPAGYILYSDSTSCLQVPSVVTSTSFTIVMPNFSNKSPIVTYYVILVKLKSTILPTRTPNSYTWNEINNHTDNMYLVGLLNAYNSIITNFIVGEGSNANPPLDTGAAYTTFVRGVAWDNTTFTSSYSSIVITEDITTTTSLSTTTSQSPSTTTTQFPSATTTISPSTTTTTSLFSTTTTPPSATTTQSPSVASTAFSATTTTQSPSTTTTQSSSTTITQFPSTTTTTSLSITTTTTSSTTTTQSPTTSTQHPTTTQSIATTNPNDCSVCNMTNSKCIKSNGRVNCACNNGFLFDNIKRLCVDIDECAVDKKCNWPYGACNNTYGSFICYCKGDWILSSTNDSCIGPPAIAVTSQSFQIVVKSFLTVQVITYIEVIIRKQTDFTIPTKPPSQYTKEDIDNHVDGWYRFASTTITTTQISSITLSSKYGNSIMVNSGNLKSIRKRRSLDDSGFVLDDGTLYTVFIIASTESSTLTSPYYPVVLTVDPDSLCASISCFKYKNQICNLVNSTSAKCFCQNGFITFDDYLTCEDIDECSAVANACSFENSLCTNVPGSYSCSCKSGYALSSNHDRCIDVNECNLLCKSPNSTCTNTIGSYECRCLAGSFYNATSDSCQDLDECRMGTALCDTVRGTCQNQNIFATGIPYNCSCPNGWQLSKDGTNTCIDVNECLNLCNVTNAFCINTIGSFKCECAVGFSLNSSFQCEAVNLCSQVNCPSGSNCTFISPGYFTCTCKPGYLINYMSSCEEIDQCQSKTPTCLKPHQICQKGVGSLGFTCGCRNGYENISSECKAISTNICNQALSNNVSLCPSGQLCFDLKSSYECRCPSGFIKNSSDQCEDINECLLDKSCTGNAECINYNGGYDCKCKPGFSGKNETHPSAKVCYEDSAWSSWQQVTKCSMPCQTDQKRGKIIFSRFCILNGPGTCPGNATKEEFCNSDYCDNKIKVLKSVHCENWKNMEDFIDLPFKEENETWFFEVRKWLGFHINTVECKALTSIKASIQVKLENLQMEILKIKDIRLLLRKIIDCNTYLQKINDLRQKYKRVQSRLVMYTTVKAALKKLQDRMTLKQNKCINYIFDPYFLSA, encoded by the exons ATGGATTTTAAAATTCAA GTATTGTGCAGAGCACTTTTTTGGGTAATCCAGATATGTTTTATATCAATTACTGGTTCAATAATAAATGATTCGATCACTGATTCTGTAAATATGCAATGTCCAGAAATATTTTATGACTCAGTTCTaa ATGGTTTTCATAATCGCATCGTGGCATGTtcttttaataatcaaaattgcAGCGTTCAAAATAATGGCTTTATTTATAGTATTGATATTCCATCCACAAATCCTCCTAACAACTCTTTTAATCAAA ttaATGGCGCTGGCTATATATATGGAAACAGTGCAAGCACATTTCGATTAAATGTTCTTGGAAGCCATTATACTAATATACACAATTTTGATATCTATATAACTATGGCATTATACACTGAAAGTGGAAATAAATCTG attttgGTTTGTTTGATTCTCAGAAAAGTTTTAGTACAGAATTTTCTTCTTCTGCATATAAATGGGatgttattaatataatgtATTACCTCACAGATACTGAAATGAGTTCAGGTTTTACT TTTGATCttcaaacaataaatatattttcaagatTTGACGATCTTTGCATTTACCAAg tttgcAAAGGAGAGTATACATTTAACACAGCATTAAATCAATGTGAag aaaatacttgcttaattaaaaattgtcaatatCAATGTAATGTAGTATCAGGTAATGCAGTATGCTTGTGCCCAACTGGATATAGCTTGAGTTCAGATAACATAACATGTTTTCAAG aTCCATGTGCTGTCAAATACTGTGAATATTATTGCAATGCGGTGTCAGGCAATGCAGTATGCTCATGTCCAGCTGGATACATTTTGTATTCTGATAGTACAAGTTGTCTGCaag ttcccTCTGTAGTAACTTCTACATCATTTACAATTGTCATGCCaaacttttcaaacaaaagTCCCATTgt aacttattatgttatattgGTAAAGTTAAAATCAACTATTCTTCCAACAAGAACACCAAATTCATACACATggaatgaaattaataatcacACAGATAACATGTATTTAGTGGGATTACTTAATGCATACAATAgcataattacaaattttattgttgGAGAAGGGTCTAAtg CTAACCCTCCTCTTGACACAGGAGCAGCCTATACCACATTTGTGAGAGGTGTTGCTTGGGATAATACTACATTTACATCATCATACAGTTCCATTGTGATCACTGAAGATATTACAACAACTACATCTCTATCTACTACAACATCACAATCTCCATCTACTACAACAACACAATTTCCATCTGCTACAACAACTATATCTCCATCTACTACAACAACTACATCTTTATTTTCTACAACAACTACTCCTCCATCTGCTACAACAACACAATCTCCATCTGTTGCATCAACTGCATTTTCAGCTACTACAACAACACAATCTCCATCTACTACAACTACACAATCTTCATCTACTACAATAACACAATTTCCATCTACTACAACAACTACATCTTTATCTATTACAACAACTACAACTTCATCTACTACAACAACACAATCTCCAACTACATCAACACAACATCCTACTACTACACAATCAATAGCTACAACAA ATCCAAATGATTGTAGTGTTTGCAATATGACTAACAGTAAATGCATTAAATCAAATGGAAGAGTTAACTGTGCTTGCAATAATGGctttttgtttgataatataaaaagacTATGCgttg ATATTGATGAGTGTGCTGTTGACAAAAAATGTAACTGGCCTTATGGTGCTTGTAATAATACCTATGGAAGTTTTATTTGCTATTGTAAGGGAGATTGGATACTAAGCAGCACAAATGATAGCTGTAttg gtcCTCCAGCTATTGCAGTTACTTCCCAGTCCTTTCAAATTGTggttaaatcatttttaactgTTCAAGTTATTac atatattgaGGTTATTATTCGAAAACAAACTGATTTTACCATTCCTACAAAACCTCCAAGCCAATATACCAAGGAGGATATTGATAATCATGTAGATGGCTGGTATCGTTTTGCAAGCACCACAATTACAACTACTCAAATATCTTCTATTACTTTATCATCTAAATATGGGAATTCTATTATGGTTAATTCTggtaatttaaaatctattcgCAAACGAAGGAGTTTAGATG attcTGGTTTTGTTCTGGATGATGGAACGCTGTACACAGTCTTTATAATTGCTAGCACTGAAAGTAGTACTCTGACTTCACCTTACTATCCTGTTGTACTTACAGTTGATCCTGATT cattatgtGCTTCTATATCTtgctttaaatacaaaaatcaaataTGCAATTTGGTCAACTCCACATCAGCAAAATGCTTTTGCCAAAATGGCtttattacttttgatgatTATTTAACATGTGAAG ATATTGATGAATGTTCTGCAGTAGCAAATGCTTGTAGTTTTGAAAATAGCCTGTGCACAAATGTACCAGGCAGTTACAGTTGTTCGTGCAAAAGTGGATATGCGTTAAGTAGCAATCACGATCGTTGTATAG atgtaaatgaatgtaatttattatgtaaatcTCCAAATTCTACATGCACCAATACAATAGGATCATATGAGTGTCGCTGCCTTGCAGGCTCTTTTTATAATGCAACATCTGACTCATGTCAAG atttggATGAGTGTAGGATGGGTACAGCATTGTGTGACACAGTAAGAGGAACAtgtcaaaatcaaaatatatttgcaactGGCATACCTTATAATTGCTCTTGTCCCAATGGTTGGCAATTGTCAAAAGACGGAACTAATACCTGTATTG ATGTAAATGAGTGCTTAAACTTGTGCAATGTAACTAATGCTTTTTGTATAAATACCATTGGTTCTTTCAAATGTGAATGTGCTGTTGGATTTTCATTAAACTCTTCATTTCAGTGTGAAG CTGTAAATTTATGCTCTCAAGTAAATTGTCCATCAGGCTCGAATTGCACATTTATCAGTCCTGGATATTTTACTTGTACATGTAAACCTGGTTATCTAATTAATTATATGTCAAGCTGTGAAg aaattgatcaATGTCAAAGCAAAACACCAACCTGTTTGAAACCTCATCAAATCTGCCAAAAAGGTGTTGGCAGCCTTGGTTTTACATGTGGTTGTCGCAATGGATATGAAAACATTAGTAGTGAATGCaaag caattaGTACAAACATTTGTAATCAAGCTTTATCAAATAATGTATCTTTGTGTCCTTCTGGTCAgttatgttttgatttaaaatcaagTTATGAGTGTAGATGTCCGTCAGGCTTCATAAAGAACAGCTCAGATCAATGTGAAG ATATAAATGAATGCCTGTTAGATAAGAGCTGCACAGGAAATGCTgaatgtataaattataatgGTGGGTATGATTGCAAGTGCAAACCGGGCTTTAGTGGAAAAAATGAAACTCACCCTTCTGCAAAAGTTTGCTATg AAGACAGTGCTTGGAGTTCTTGGCAACAAGTCACCAAATGCAGTATGCCATGTCAAACTGATCAAAAACGAGGAAAGATTATATTTTCTAGATTTTGTATACTTAATGGTCCAGGAACCTGTCCAGGAAATGCAACAAAAGAAGAATTTTGCAATTCTGATTACTGTGATAACA aaataaaagttttgaaatcgGTGCATTGTGAAAACTGGAAAAATATGGAAGATTTTATTGACCTTCCTTTTAAAGAAGAGAACGAAACATGGTTTTTTGAAGTTCGAAAGTGGCTTGGTTTTCACATAAAca CAGTTGAATGCAAAGCCTTGACAAGCATTAAGGCGTCTATCCAGGTCAAGCTTGAAAATTTGCAAATggaaattttaaagattaaagaTATCcgtttattgttaagaaaaatcATTGATTGCAACACTTaccttcaaaaaataaatgatttgcGTCAAAAATACAAACGTGTTCAATCCAGATTGGTTATGTACACAACTGTAAAAGCAGCTTTAAAGAAATTGCAAGACAGAAtgactttaaaacaaaataaatgcataaatt atatatttgaCCCGTATTTTTTATCAGCGTAA